From a single Canis aureus isolate CA01 chromosome 5, VMU_Caureus_v.1.0, whole genome shotgun sequence genomic region:
- the SYTL1 gene encoding synaptotagmin-like protein 1 isoform X2 has translation MGTGDQAPGSDGEAEAAEKDAEEEVESRLPMDKAPQEMLSKAKEPDFPSPYVPLKASDQEEEPQAQEAPGPGDPQVSAEEADPEPEPRSRGEEPPPPPAQTQAAPEILENGEEAPGPGSSVDRMLSSSSSVSSLNSSTLSGSQLSLSGEAEAGAVQVRGSVHFALRYEPGPAELRVHVIQCQGLAAARRRRSDPYVKSYLLPDKQSKRKTTVKKRNLNPVFNEILRYSIPQAELRGRVLSLSVWHRESLGRNIFLGEVEVPLDTWDWDSEPTWLPLQSRGPPSPDDLPSRGLLSLSLKYVPASSEGPGLPPSGELHFWVKEAQDLVPLRSGTLDTYVQCSVLPDDSRASRQRTRVVRRSLSPVFNHTMVYDGFGPADLRQACAELSLWDQGALASRQLGGTRLSLGTGSSYGLQVPWMDSTSEERQLWQTLLERPCEWVDGLLPLRTNLVPRT, from the exons ATGG GCACAGGAGATCAGGCTCCAGGCAGCGATGGGGAGGCTGAAGCTGCTGAGAAAGATGCTGAAGAGGAGGTGGAGTCCAG GCTCCCCATGGACAAGGCACCCCAAGAGATGCTCAGCAAGGCTAAG GAACCTGATTTTCCCTCACCATATGTCCCCCTAAAGGCTTCAGATCAGGAGGAAGAGCCCCAAGCCCAGGAAG ccccgggccccggggacCCGCAGGTCTCGGCGGAGGAGGCGGACCCGGAGCCGGAGCCGCGGTCGCGCGGAGAGGAGCCGccgccacccccagcccag acccaGGCGGCGCCCGAGATCCTGGAGAACGGGGAAGAGGCTCCGGGGCCCGGCTCCTCAGTCGACCGCATGCTCAGCAGCAGCTCCTCCGTGTCCAGCCTCAACTCCTCCacg CTGAGCGGCAGCCAGCTGAGCCTGTCCGGGGAGGCCGAGGCGGGCGCGGTGCAGGTGCGCGGCTCCGTGCACTTCGCGCTGCGCTACGAGCCGGGCCCCGCCGAGCTGCGCGTGCACGTGATCCAGTGCCAGGGCCTGGCggccgcgcgccgccgccgctcggACCC ctACGTCAAAAGCTACCTCCTCCCGGATAAGCAGAGCAAGCGCAAGACCACAGTGAAGAAACGGAATCTGAACCCGGTCTTCAACGAGATCCTGCGG TACTCCATCCCGCAGGCCGAGCTCCGGGGCCGCGTGCTGAGCCTGTCCGTGTGGCACCGCGAAAGCCTGGGTCGCAACATCTTTCTGGGCGAAGTCGAAGTGCCTCTCGACACGTGGGACTGGGACTCTGAGCCCACCTGGCTCCCCCTGCAGTCCCGG GGCCCGCCCTCTCCCGACGACCTCCCCAGCCGCGGGCTGCTCTCCCTGTCCCTCAAGTACGTCCCCGCCAGCTCCGAGG GCCCGGGACTGCCCCCCAGTGGGGAGCTGCATTTCTGGGTGAAGGAAGCTCAGGACCTCGTGCCTCTGCGCTCAGGAACCCTGGATACCTACGTACAGTG TTCAGTGCTGCCTGATGACAGCCGGGCCAGCCGCCAAAGGACAAGGGTGGTACGGCGCAGCCTCAGCCCTGTGTTCAACCACACCATGGTTTACGATGGCTTCGGGCCTGCTGACCTGCGCCAGGCCTGTGCCGAGTTGTCCCTCTGGGACCAGGGGGCCCTGGCCAGCCGCCAGCTAGGGGGCACACGCCTCAGCCTGGGCACCG GCAGCAGCTATGGCCTCCAGGTGCCCTGGATGGACTCCACATCAGAGGAGAGGCAGCTGTGGCAGACGCTCCTGGAACGACCGTGTGAGTGGGTGGATGGCCTTCTGCCCCTCAGAACCAACCTGGTCCCCAGGACATAG
- the CD164L2 gene encoding CD164 sialomucin-like 2 protein isoform X3 — protein sequence MNIWPAVRGACKQFKLCEHCVEGHKAHNLSGCVWEQCRPEEPGHCVAQAEAVKEGCSIYNRSELCPAAHHHPTYEPKTVTTGSPLVPEPHSSGFDGASFIGGVVLVLSLQAAAFFILRFLKAKDSTYQTLSVAAGRSMGHVCGLVFLEEGELPRGPRVPCVRWGGLLQPPLKCVLPATACCLGVGALSPAEAGPLP from the exons ATGAACATCTGGCCAGCTGTTCGAGGGGCCTGCAAACAGTTCAAGCTCTGTGAGCACTGTGTGGAGGGACACAAAGCACACAACCTCTCTGGCTGCGTGTGGGAGCAGTGCCGGCCAGAGGAGCCAG GACACTGTGTGGCCCAAGCTGAGGCGGTCAAGGAAGGTTGCTCCATCTATAACCGCTCAGAGTTGTGTCCAG ctgcccaccaccaccccacctaTGAACCAAAGACAGTCACAACAG ggagccccctAGTTCCTGAGCCCCACAGCTCTGGCTTTGATGGAGCCAGCTTCATTGGGGGTGTCGTGCTGGTGCTGAGCCTGCAGGCAGCGGCCTTCTTCATCTTACGCTTCCTCAAGGCCAAGGACAGCACCTACCAGACACT CTCCGTGGCCGCAGGCAGGAGCATGGGACATGTGTGCGGTTTGGTTTTCCTCGAGGAAGGGGAGCTGCCCCGAGGCCCCCGTGTGCCGTGTGTGCGGTGGGGCGGGTTGCTGCAGCCTCCATTAAAGTGTGTTCTTCCAGCCACTGCCTgctgtctgggggtgggggccctcAGCCCAGCTGAGGCAGGGCCACTGCCCTGA
- the CD164L2 gene encoding CD164 sialomucin-like 2 protein isoform X6, with product MAAPGPRALRVALCGGCCCLLLCAQLVAAGKGARGFGRGALLRMNIWPAVRGACKQFKLCEHCVEGHKAHNLSGCVWEQCRPEEPGHCVAQAEAVKEGCSIYNRSELCPAAHHHPTYEPKTVTTGSPLVPEPHSSGFDGASFIGGVVLVLSLQAAAFFILRFLKAKDSTYQTL from the exons ATGGCCGCGCCGGGACCCCGCGCCTTACGGGTCGCGCTCTGTGGCGGCTGCTGCTGCCTCCTCCTGTGCGCCCAGCTCGTTGCGGCTG GCAAAGGAGCTCGAGGCTTTGGGCGGGGAGCCCTGCTCCGCATGAACATCTGGCCAGCTGTTCGAGGGGCCTGCAAACAGTTCAAGCTCTGTGAGCACTGTGTGGAGGGACACAAAGCACACAACCTCTCTGGCTGCGTGTGGGAGCAGTGCCGGCCAGAGGAGCCAG GACACTGTGTGGCCCAAGCTGAGGCGGTCAAGGAAGGTTGCTCCATCTATAACCGCTCAGAGTTGTGTCCAG ctgcccaccaccaccccacctaTGAACCAAAGACAGTCACAACAG ggagccccctAGTTCCTGAGCCCCACAGCTCTGGCTTTGATGGAGCCAGCTTCATTGGGGGTGTCGTGCTGGTGCTGAGCCTGCAGGCAGCGGCCTTCTTCATCTTACGCTTCCTCAAGGCCAAGGACAGCACCTACCAGACACTGTGA
- the CD164L2 gene encoding CD164 sialomucin-like 2 protein isoform X1, whose protein sequence is MAAPGPRALRVALCGGCCCLLLCAQLVAAGNADQGKGARGFGRGALLRMNIWPAVRGACKQFKLCEHCVEGHKAHNLSGCVWEQCRPEEPGHCVAQAEAVKEGCSIYNRSELCPAAHHHPTYEPKTVTTGSPLVPEPHSSGFDGASFIGGVVLVLSLQAAAFFILRFLKAKDSTYQTLSVAAGRSMGHVCGLVFLEEGELPRGPRVPCVRWGGLLQPPLKCVLPATACCLGVGALSPAEAGPLP, encoded by the exons ATGGCCGCGCCGGGACCCCGCGCCTTACGGGTCGCGCTCTGTGGCGGCTGCTGCTGCCTCCTCCTGTGCGCCCAGCTCGTTGCGGCTGGTAACGCGGACCAGG GCAAAGGAGCTCGAGGCTTTGGGCGGGGAGCCCTGCTCCGCATGAACATCTGGCCAGCTGTTCGAGGGGCCTGCAAACAGTTCAAGCTCTGTGAGCACTGTGTGGAGGGACACAAAGCACACAACCTCTCTGGCTGCGTGTGGGAGCAGTGCCGGCCAGAGGAGCCAG GACACTGTGTGGCCCAAGCTGAGGCGGTCAAGGAAGGTTGCTCCATCTATAACCGCTCAGAGTTGTGTCCAG ctgcccaccaccaccccacctaTGAACCAAAGACAGTCACAACAG ggagccccctAGTTCCTGAGCCCCACAGCTCTGGCTTTGATGGAGCCAGCTTCATTGGGGGTGTCGTGCTGGTGCTGAGCCTGCAGGCAGCGGCCTTCTTCATCTTACGCTTCCTCAAGGCCAAGGACAGCACCTACCAGACACT CTCCGTGGCCGCAGGCAGGAGCATGGGACATGTGTGCGGTTTGGTTTTCCTCGAGGAAGGGGAGCTGCCCCGAGGCCCCCGTGTGCCGTGTGTGCGGTGGGGCGGGTTGCTGCAGCCTCCATTAAAGTGTGTTCTTCCAGCCACTGCCTgctgtctgggggtgggggccctcAGCCCAGCTGAGGCAGGGCCACTGCCCTGA
- the FCN3 gene encoding LOW QUALITY PROTEIN: ficolin-3 (The sequence of the model RefSeq protein was modified relative to this genomic sequence to represent the inferred CDS: inserted 6 bases in 4 codons; deleted 2 bases in 1 codon; substituted 1 base at 1 genomic stop codon), with translation MGLLWTLFSLLLLLLGKPGRQRTQXSPSCPGQPCGHSAQGPRSCXGLLSRHGTLSGWCNLCLLEGRALRFFCDTDTKAGELFQKRQGVSVDFFCSWFSYKAGLGSQESEFWLGHENLHQLTLQGTWELQGELEDFIGEHTFAXHEAFHLLGEADGYQLVLDKFSEGSAGDHLSCHNRKPFTTYDADHDVSXCAVIIHGARWYTSHCQSNFSGCYPMSEATAHKYGIXWASGQGMGHPYCKVHMMLTRIPCQPVPLSLPCSFRTFSYPPCG, from the exons ATGGGCCTACTGTGGACCCTATTCTCCCTTTTGCTCCTCTTGCTGGGGAAGCCAGGCCGCCAAAGGACCCA CTCCCCCAGCTGCCCAG GTCAGCCCTGTGGCCACTCAGCCCAAGG GCCCAGAAGCTGCTAGGGGCTGCTGAGCCGGCATGGCACGTTGAGTGGCTGGTGCAATCTGTGCCTACTGGAGGGCAGAGCCCTC AGATTTTTTTGTGACACGGACACCAAAGCGGGTGAGT TGTTCCAAAAGCGACAGGGTGTTTCTGTGGATTTCTTCTGCTCTTGGTTCTCCTATAAAGCAGGTTTGGGGAGCCAAGAATCTGAATTCTGGCTGGGGCATGAGAATTTGCACCAGCTCACTCTTCAGG GTACCTGGGAGCTGCAGGGGGAGCTGGAAGACTTTATTGGCGAACACACCTTTG CCCATGAGGCCTTCCACCTCCTTGGGGAGGCAGATGGCTACCAGCTGGTGTTAGACAAGTTCTCAGAGGGCAGTGCAGGCGA CCATCTGAG CTGCCACAACCGGAAGCCCTTTACCACCTACGATGCTGACCATGATGTAAG ATGTGCTGTGATCATCCACGGTGCCAGGTGGTACACATCACACTGCCAGTCCAATTTCAGTGGATGCTACCCAATGTCAGAGGCCACTGCTCACAAGTATGGCA AATGGGCCTCAGGCCAGGGCATGGGCCACCCTTACTGCAAGGTTCACATGATGCTTACTAGGATACCCTGTCAGCCAGTCCCCTTATCTCTCCCGTGCAGCTTCCGGACCTTCAGCTACCCTCCCTGTGGCTAA
- the MAP3K6 gene encoding mitogen-activated protein kinase kinase kinase 6, protein MCKPRPEEHPLAPVPARVPGAGRPTPERPSTAGRCVRSGALERAGSCWQDPLAEALSRGRPPAASPGRGCARSRPLRVVYVLTREPQPGVEPEAGAEAEPLPLRCLREACAQLPGPRARPELRSLPFGTLALGDTAALDSFYNADVVVLEVSSSLAQPSLFYHLGVRESFSMTNNVLLCSQADLPDLQALREDVFQKNSDCVGSYTLIPYVVTASGRVLCGDAGLLRGLADGLVQAGVGSEALLTPLVGRLARLLETTPTDSCGYFRETIRQDIRRARERFSGQQLRQELARLQRRLDSVELLSPDIIMNLLLSYRDVQDYSAIIELVETLQALPTCDVAEQHNICFHYTFALNRRNRPGDREKALAVLLPLVQGEGSVAPDLYCMCGRVYKDMFFSSGFQDAGHREQAYHWYRKAFDVEPSLHSGINAAVLLIAAGQRFEDSEELRLIGMKLGCLLARKGCVEKMQYYWDVGFYLGAQILANDLAQVALAAEQLYKLNAPIWYLVSMMETFLLYQHFRPMLELPEGPPHRAHFWLHFLLQSCQPFKTACPQGDQCLVLVLEMNKVLLPGRLEIQGTDPVSAVTLSLLEPETQDVPSSWTFPVASICGVSSSKRDERCCFLYALPPAQDVQLSFPSAGHCRWFCGLIQALVTNPDSTMPSEEAEGVREVLEFDYEYTETGERLVLGKGTYGVVYAGRERHTRVRIAIKEIPERDSRFSQPLHEEIALHKRLRHKNIVRYLGSTSQGGYLKIFMEEVPGGSLSSLLRSVWGPLQDNESTISFYTRQILQGLSYLHDNRIVHRDIKGDNVLINTFSGLLKISDFGTSKRLAGITPCTETFTGTLQYMAPEIIDQGPRGYGKAADIWSLGCTVIEMATGRPPFHELGSPQAAMFQVGMYKVHPPMPPSLSAEAQAFLLRTFEPDPRLRASAQALLGDPFLQPGKRSRSPGSPRHALRPSDAPSASPTPSADLTTQSQTFPRPQAPFQHPSSPPKRCLSYGDTSQLRVPEEPGAEEPTSPEESSGLSLLHQESKRRAMLAAVLEQELPTLADSLCLKQEQGPGPGRNHVEQLLRCLGAHIHTPNRRQLAQELRALQAQLRAQGLGPALLHGPLFAFPDAVKQILRRRHIRPHWMFVLDSLLSRAVRVALAVLGPEVETEAIPPRSEESSKEEEPQSKRQETLVQLSQLPEEAEKAPPPRMVQLDLLRAETDRLRDVLAEKERECQALVQQALQRVNGEARICALASEPPAVPTWDQGLVEWLQELNVDPGTIQMLLNHSFTLRTLLTCATRDDLIYTRIRGGMVCRIWRAILAQRAGSTPVTPGRQEAE, encoded by the exons ATGTGCAAGCCGAGGCCAGAGGAGCAT CCGCTGGCTCCTGTCCCGGCCCGGGTGCCCGGAGCCGGCCGCCCGACGCCCGAGCGCCCTAGCACGGCAGGGCGGTGCGTGCGGTCCGGAGCCCTGGAGCGCGCCGGCAGCTGCTGGCAGGACCCGCTGGCCGAGGCGCTGAGCCGAGGCCGGCCCCCCGCCGCGTCCCCGGGCCGGGGCTGCGCGCGAAGCCGGCCGCTCCGCGTGGTCTACGTGCTGACCCGGGAGCCGCAGCCCGGCGTGGAGCCCGAGGCGGGAGCCGAGGCCGAGCCGCTGCCCCTGCGCTGCTTGCGCGAGGCCTGCGCGCAGCTCCCCGGGCCGCGAGCGCGACCCGAGCTCCGCAGCCTGCCCTTCGGGACGCTGGCGCTGGGCGACACCGCGGCGCTGGATTCTTTCTACAACGCGG ACGTGGTAGTACTGGAGGTGAGCAGCTCCCTGGCGCAGCCCTCCCTCTTCTACCACCTTGGTGTGCGTGAGAGCTTCAGCATGACCAACAACGTGCTCCTCTGCTCCCAGGCTGACCTCCCTGACCTGCAGGCCCTTCGG GAAGACGTTTTCCAGAAGAATTCG GACTGTGTTGGCAGCTACACACTGATCCCCTATGTGGTGACAGCCAGTGGCCGGGTGCTGTGCGGTGATGCGGGCCTCCTGAGAGGCCTGGCTGATGGGCTAGTCCAGGCAGGGGTGGGCAGCGAGGCCCTGCTAACGCCCCTGGTGGGCCGGCTCGCCCGCCTGCTGGAGACCACACCCACGGACTCTTG TGGCTACTTCCGAGAGACCATTCGGCAGGACATCCGGCGGGCCCGGGAGCGGTTCTCCGGGCAGCAGCTGCGGCAGGAGCTGGCTCGCCTGCAGCGGAGGCTGGACAGCGTGGAGCTGCTGAGCCCCGACATCATCATGAACCTGCTGCTCTCCTACCGCGACGTGCAG GACTACTCAGCCATCATTGAGCTGGTGGAGACACTGCAGGCCTTGCCCACCTGTGACGTGGCCGAGCAGCACAACATCTGCTTCCACTACACGTTTGCCCTCAACCG GAGGAACAGGCCTGGGGACCGGGAGAAGGCACTGGCTGTGCTGCTGCCACtggtgcagggggaggggtcTGTGGCCCCTGACCTATACTGCATGTGTGGCCGTGTCTACAAGGACATGTTCTTTAGCTCTGGCTTCCAGGATGCTGGGCATCGGGAGCAGGCGTATCACTG GTATCGCAAGGCTTTTGACGTAGAGCCCAGCCTCCACTCGGGGATCAACGCAGCTGTGCTGCTCATTGCTGCTGGGCAGCGCTTTGAAGACTCTGAGGAGCTCCGGCTAATAG GCATGAAGCTGGGCTGCCTGCTGGCCCGAAAAGGCTGCGTGGAGAAGATGCAGTATTACTGGGACGTAGGCTTCTACCTGGGAGCTCAGATCCTCGCCAATGACCTCGCCCAGGTGGCTCTGGCTGCAGAGCAGCTGTACAAGCTCAATGCTCCCATATG GTACCTGGTGTCCATGATGGAAACCTTCCTGCTGTACCAGCACTTCAGACCGATGCTAGAGCTTCCGGAAGGACCCCCACACCGTGCCCACTTTTGGCTCCACTTCTTGCTGCAGTCCTGTCAGCCATTCAAGACGGCCTGTCCCCAGGGGGACCAGTGCTTG GTGCTGGTCCTGGAGATGAACAAGGTGCTGCTGCCTGGGAGGCTTGAGATTCAGGGTACTGATCCCGTTAGTGCGGTGACCCTGAGTCTGCTGGAGCCAGAAACCCAG GACGTTCCCTCCAGCTGGACCTTCCCGGTGGCCTCCATCTGCGGGGTCAG TTCCTCCAAGAGGGACGAGCGCTGCTGCTTCCTCTACGCGCTTCCCCCGGCTCAGGACGTCCAGCTGAGCTTCCCCAGCGCCGGGCACTGCCGGTG GTTCTGCGGCCTGATCCAAGCCTTGGTGACGAATCCGGATTCCACGATGCCCTCGGAGGAGGCGGAGGGCGTGAGGGAGGTGCTGGAG TTTGATTATGAGTACACGGAGACGGGCGAGCGGCTGGTGCTGGGCAAGGGCACGTACGGGGTGGTGTACGCGGGCCGCGAGCGGCACACGCGGGTGCGCATCGCCATTAAGGAGATCCCCGAGCGTGACAGCAG gtTCTCGCAGCCCCTGCACGAAGAGATTGCTCTGCACAAACGCCTTCGCCACAAGAACATCGTGCGCTACCTGGGCTCGACCAGCCAGGGCGGCTACCTCAAGATCTTCATGGAGGAAGTGCCCGGAG GCAGCCTGTCCTCCTTGCTGCGCTCCGTGTGGGGACCCCTGCAGGACAACGAGAGCACCATCAGTTTCTACACCCGCCAGATCCTGCAGGGACTCAGCTACCTGCACGACAACCGCATAGTGCATCGAGACATCAAG GGGGACAATGTACTGATCAACACCTTCAGTGGGCTGCTCAAGATTTCTGACTTTGGCACCTCCAAGAGGCTGGCAGGCATCACACCCTGCACTGAGACCTTCACAG GGACCCTACAGTATATGGCACCAGAAATCATTGACCAGGGCCCACGAGGGTATGGGAAGGCAGCTGACATCTGGTCACTGGGCTGCACTGTCATCGAGATGGCCACAGGTCGCCCACCCTTCCATGAGCTAGGGAGCCCACAGGCTGCCATGTTTCAG GTGGGCATGTACAAGGTGCATCCGCCAATGCCCCCTTCTCTGTCAGCGGAGGCGCAAGCCTTTCTTCTCCGAACTTTTGAGCCAGACCCCCGTCTCCGAGCCAGTGCTCAAGCATTGCTGGGGGACCCCTTCCTGCAGCCCGGGAAGAGGAGCCGCAGCCCTGGCTCCCCCCGCCATGCACTGCGGCCCTCAG ATGCCCCTTCAGCCAGCCCCACTCCTTCAGCTGACCTGACCACCCAGTCCCAGACATTCCCACGCCCTCAGGCACCCTTTCAGCACCCATCCAGTCCCCCGAAGCGCTGCCTCAGTTATGGAGACACCAGCCAGCTCCG GGTGCCCGAGGAACCGGGAGCCGAGGAGCCCACGTCCCCTGAGGAGAGTTCTGGGCTGAGCCTGCTGCATCAAGAGAGCAAGCGCCGGGCCATGCTGGCGGCTGTACTGGAGCAGGAGCTGCCCACGCTGGCGGACAGTCTGTGCCTGAAGCAGGAACAG GGTCCCGGGCCCGGCAGGAATCACGTGGAACAGCTCCTGCGCTGCCTGGGGGCGCACATCCACACTCCCAACCGCCGCCAGCTGGCTCAGGAGCTTCGGGCGCTGCAGGCGCAGCTGCGGGCCCAAGGCCTCGGGCCTGCGCTTCTGCACGGACCGCTCTTCGCCTTCCCGGATGCG GTGAAGCAGATCCTCCGCAGGCGCCACATCCGCCCACACTGGATGTTCGTGCTGGACTCGCTGCTCAGCCGAGCCGTCCGGGTAGCCCTGGCTGTGTTGGGCCCAG AAGTGGAGACGGAGGCCATCCCACCGAGGTCAGAGGAGTCGAGTAAAGAAGAGGAACCCCAGTCCAAGCGGCAGGAGACCTTGGTCCAGCTCAGCCAGCTCCCCGAGGAAGCAGAGAAGGCACCCCCGCCCCGGATGGTGCAGCTGGACCTCTTGCGAGCCGAGACTGACAG GCTTCGGGATGTCCTGGCTGAGAAAGAACGGGAGTGCCAGGCCCTGGTGCAACAAGCTCTACAGCGGGTGAATGGGGAGGCCCGGATCTGCGCCCTGGCCTCCGAGCCCCCAG CTGTTCCCACCTGGGACCAGGGCCTGGTAGAGTGGCTACAGGAACTGAACGTGGATCCAGGCACCATCCAGATG CTGCTGAACCACAGCTTCACCCTCCGTACCCTACTGACCTGTGCCACTCGAGACGACCTCATCTACACCCGCATCAG GGGAGGGATGGTATGCCGCATCTGGAGAGCCATCCTGGCACAGCGAGCAGGATCCACACCAGTTACCCCTGGCCGACAGGAGGCCGAATGA
- the CD164L2 gene encoding CD164 sialomucin-like 2 protein isoform X5: MAAPGPRALRVALCGGCCCLLLCAQLVAAGNADQGKGARGFGRGALLRMNIWPAVRGACKQFKLCEHCVEGHKAHNLSGCVWEQCRPEEPGHCVAQAEAVKEGCSIYNRSELCPAAHHHPTYEPKTVTTGSPLVPEPHSSGFDGASFIGGVVLVLSLQAAAFFILRFLKAKDSTYQTLI, encoded by the exons ATGGCCGCGCCGGGACCCCGCGCCTTACGGGTCGCGCTCTGTGGCGGCTGCTGCTGCCTCCTCCTGTGCGCCCAGCTCGTTGCGGCTGGTAACGCGGACCAGG GCAAAGGAGCTCGAGGCTTTGGGCGGGGAGCCCTGCTCCGCATGAACATCTGGCCAGCTGTTCGAGGGGCCTGCAAACAGTTCAAGCTCTGTGAGCACTGTGTGGAGGGACACAAAGCACACAACCTCTCTGGCTGCGTGTGGGAGCAGTGCCGGCCAGAGGAGCCAG GACACTGTGTGGCCCAAGCTGAGGCGGTCAAGGAAGGTTGCTCCATCTATAACCGCTCAGAGTTGTGTCCAG ctgcccaccaccaccccacctaTGAACCAAAGACAGTCACAACAG ggagccccctAGTTCCTGAGCCCCACAGCTCTGGCTTTGATGGAGCCAGCTTCATTGGGGGTGTCGTGCTGGTGCTGAGCCTGCAGGCAGCGGCCTTCTTCATCTTACGCTTCCTCAAGGCCAAGGACAGCACCTACCAGACACT AATCTGA
- the CD164L2 gene encoding CD164 sialomucin-like 2 protein isoform X2, producing the protein MAAPGPRALRVALCGGCCCLLLCAQLVAAGKGARGFGRGALLRMNIWPAVRGACKQFKLCEHCVEGHKAHNLSGCVWEQCRPEEPGHCVAQAEAVKEGCSIYNRSELCPAAHHHPTYEPKTVTTGSPLVPEPHSSGFDGASFIGGVVLVLSLQAAAFFILRFLKAKDSTYQTLSVAAGRSMGHVCGLVFLEEGELPRGPRVPCVRWGGLLQPPLKCVLPATACCLGVGALSPAEAGPLP; encoded by the exons ATGGCCGCGCCGGGACCCCGCGCCTTACGGGTCGCGCTCTGTGGCGGCTGCTGCTGCCTCCTCCTGTGCGCCCAGCTCGTTGCGGCTG GCAAAGGAGCTCGAGGCTTTGGGCGGGGAGCCCTGCTCCGCATGAACATCTGGCCAGCTGTTCGAGGGGCCTGCAAACAGTTCAAGCTCTGTGAGCACTGTGTGGAGGGACACAAAGCACACAACCTCTCTGGCTGCGTGTGGGAGCAGTGCCGGCCAGAGGAGCCAG GACACTGTGTGGCCCAAGCTGAGGCGGTCAAGGAAGGTTGCTCCATCTATAACCGCTCAGAGTTGTGTCCAG ctgcccaccaccaccccacctaTGAACCAAAGACAGTCACAACAG ggagccccctAGTTCCTGAGCCCCACAGCTCTGGCTTTGATGGAGCCAGCTTCATTGGGGGTGTCGTGCTGGTGCTGAGCCTGCAGGCAGCGGCCTTCTTCATCTTACGCTTCCTCAAGGCCAAGGACAGCACCTACCAGACACT CTCCGTGGCCGCAGGCAGGAGCATGGGACATGTGTGCGGTTTGGTTTTCCTCGAGGAAGGGGAGCTGCCCCGAGGCCCCCGTGTGCCGTGTGTGCGGTGGGGCGGGTTGCTGCAGCCTCCATTAAAGTGTGTTCTTCCAGCCACTGCCTgctgtctgggggtgggggccctcAGCCCAGCTGAGGCAGGGCCACTGCCCTGA
- the CD164L2 gene encoding CD164 sialomucin-like 2 protein isoform X4, with translation MAAPGPRALRVALCGGCCCLLLCAQLVAAGNADQGKGARGFGRGALLRMNIWPAVRGACKQFKLCEHCVEGHKAHNLSGCVWEQCRPEEPGHCVAQAEAVKEGCSIYNRSELCPAAHHHPTYEPKTVTTGSPLVPEPHSSGFDGASFIGGVVLVLSLQAAAFFILRFLKAKDSTYQTLEENQ, from the exons ATGGCCGCGCCGGGACCCCGCGCCTTACGGGTCGCGCTCTGTGGCGGCTGCTGCTGCCTCCTCCTGTGCGCCCAGCTCGTTGCGGCTGGTAACGCGGACCAGG GCAAAGGAGCTCGAGGCTTTGGGCGGGGAGCCCTGCTCCGCATGAACATCTGGCCAGCTGTTCGAGGGGCCTGCAAACAGTTCAAGCTCTGTGAGCACTGTGTGGAGGGACACAAAGCACACAACCTCTCTGGCTGCGTGTGGGAGCAGTGCCGGCCAGAGGAGCCAG GACACTGTGTGGCCCAAGCTGAGGCGGTCAAGGAAGGTTGCTCCATCTATAACCGCTCAGAGTTGTGTCCAG ctgcccaccaccaccccacctaTGAACCAAAGACAGTCACAACAG ggagccccctAGTTCCTGAGCCCCACAGCTCTGGCTTTGATGGAGCCAGCTTCATTGGGGGTGTCGTGCTGGTGCTGAGCCTGCAGGCAGCGGCCTTCTTCATCTTACGCTTCCTCAAGGCCAAGGACAGCACCTACCAGACACT GGAGGAGAACCAGTAG